The proteins below are encoded in one region of Aeromonas veronii:
- a CDS encoding GNAT family N-acetyltransferase produces the protein MQLCDKTRLEISDDKGRLDVPLIHRFLSEEAYWSPGIPFATVQRAINHSLCFGGYLDGQQVAFARVITDRATFGYLSDVFVLPAHRGQGHSKTLIAAILAHPELQGLRRLMLATADAHGLYAGFGFTAPARPESLMEQYDPDIYRRP, from the coding sequence ATGCAACTCTGCGACAAGACCAGACTGGAGATCAGCGACGACAAGGGGCGGCTCGACGTGCCGCTGATCCACCGCTTCCTGTCCGAAGAGGCTTACTGGAGCCCCGGCATTCCGTTTGCCACCGTGCAGCGGGCCATCAACCATTCCCTCTGCTTCGGCGGCTACCTGGACGGTCAGCAGGTCGCCTTCGCCCGGGTGATCACGGATCGGGCCACTTTCGGCTATCTCTCTGACGTGTTCGTGCTACCGGCCCATCGCGGTCAGGGCCACAGCAAGACGCTGATCGCCGCCATCCTCGCCCATCCCGAGTTGCAGGGGCTGCGCCGTCTCATGCTGGCCACCGCCGATGCCCACGGACTCTACGCCGGCTTCGGCTTCACCGCACCAGCCCGGCCAGAGAGCCTGATGGAGCAATACGACCCCGATATCTACCGGCGCCCCTGA
- the bufB gene encoding MNIO family bufferin maturase: MDHFPWLGFGLGLRPPHFQDVLDGARGVDWFEILSENFMVAGGKPRHYLDRVRADYPIVMHGVSMNIGSADPLDMDYLARLRELMRSVEPVWLSDHLCWTGAGGQSSHDLLPLPLTDAVLTHLLDRIDAVQNYLGRSLVLENASTYLAFPGDEYLEQDFLNQLSRQSGCKLLLDINNIYVSSRNHGFDANAYLDEIDTEAVVQFHLAGHSDYGDYVIDTHDHPIVDPVWALYERAVRRFGPVSTMIERDDHIPPFSDLVAELNQARAIAAPHWPAASQAASARAEVPHAGAR, encoded by the coding sequence ATGGATCACTTTCCCTGGCTAGGTTTTGGTCTGGGCCTCAGACCCCCTCACTTTCAGGATGTGCTGGATGGCGCCAGGGGCGTCGACTGGTTCGAGATCCTGTCCGAAAATTTCATGGTGGCGGGGGGCAAGCCCCGTCACTATCTCGATCGCGTGCGCGCCGACTACCCCATCGTCATGCACGGGGTTTCCATGAACATCGGCTCGGCGGATCCCCTCGACATGGATTACCTCGCCCGTCTGCGGGAGCTGATGCGCAGCGTGGAGCCCGTCTGGCTGTCGGATCACCTCTGCTGGACCGGCGCGGGCGGCCAGAGCAGCCATGACCTGCTGCCCCTGCCCCTGACGGACGCAGTGCTGACCCATCTGCTCGATCGCATCGATGCGGTGCAAAACTACCTCGGCCGCTCCCTGGTGCTGGAGAACGCCTCCACCTATCTCGCCTTCCCGGGGGACGAGTATCTGGAGCAGGACTTTCTCAACCAGCTCAGCCGCCAGAGCGGATGCAAACTGCTGCTCGACATCAACAACATCTATGTGAGCAGCCGCAACCACGGCTTCGATGCCAACGCCTATCTGGACGAGATAGATACCGAGGCCGTGGTGCAGTTCCACCTCGCCGGTCACAGCGATTACGGGGACTACGTGATAGACACTCACGACCACCCCATCGTCGACCCGGTCTGGGCCCTCTACGAGCGGGCGGTGCGCCGCTTCGGCCCCGTCAGCACCATGATAGAGCGCGACGATCACATTCCCCCCTTCAGTGATCTGGTGGCGGAGCTGAACCAGGCGAGGGCCATCGCCGCCCCCCACTGGCCCGCTGCCAGCCAGGCGGCATCAGCCCGTGCCGAGGTGCCCCATGCCGGTGCCCGCTGA
- a CDS encoding potassium channel family protein, whose protein sequence is MSSWLSALSSFLLLGTAFKVGKCMRHHLSHLRATDLLMAFLSVISVILVGARWWGYGELSPQTRQLFYDLDSLICYFFLAHFAYGWVRASDRMAFFKANWFYLPGSLPMVEQLRWARLIQLWRVYQLLRDGPDLLGMFRRERNETTISGILFLFFLLLGVGSGVMFWLESGHPGSQIETPYDAFWWTLVTLSTVGYGDLVPKTEEGRFVASLLILFGVGLFGAISGFMASLFVHPGRTSEDDSQWRRRQHEQQEQLLQEIKALREEVKALQQR, encoded by the coding sequence TTGTCATCATGGCTATCGGCATTATCTTCCTTTTTGTTACTTGGTACTGCGTTTAAAGTTGGAAAATGTATGCGACATCACTTAAGTCACCTGCGCGCCACGGATCTGCTGATGGCGTTTCTGTCGGTGATCTCCGTCATCCTGGTGGGCGCCCGCTGGTGGGGGTATGGGGAGCTGAGCCCCCAGACCCGACAACTCTTCTATGACCTCGACAGCCTGATCTGCTACTTCTTCCTCGCCCATTTTGCCTATGGCTGGGTGCGGGCATCCGATCGGATGGCCTTCTTCAAGGCCAACTGGTTCTATCTGCCGGGCAGCCTGCCCATGGTGGAGCAACTGCGCTGGGCGCGGCTGATCCAGCTGTGGCGCGTTTATCAACTGCTGCGTGACGGGCCAGATTTGCTCGGCATGTTCCGCCGCGAGCGCAACGAGACGACGATCTCCGGTATTCTGTTTCTGTTCTTCCTGTTGCTGGGGGTCGGCTCTGGCGTCATGTTCTGGCTGGAGTCGGGCCATCCCGGCAGCCAGATAGAGACGCCCTATGACGCCTTCTGGTGGACGCTCGTCACGTTATCTACCGTGGGCTACGGGGACCTGGTCCCCAAGACCGAGGAGGGGCGTTTCGTCGCCAGCCTGCTGATCCTGTTCGGGGTCGGGTTGTTCGGTGCCATCAGTGGTTTCATGGCCAGCCTGTTTGTTCATCCGGGCCGCACCAGCGAGGACGACAGCCAGTGGCGGCGCAGGCAGCACGAGCAGCAGGAGCAGTTGCTGCAAGAGATCAAGGCATTGCGGGAAGAGGTAAAGGCGCTGCAGCAACGCTAG
- a CDS encoding methyl-accepting chemotaxis protein, translated as MQLNSLERRMSNIRLVPKVVLLMVFSTLLLLVKLWFDASNLEATLLAEGIEAAKANAISDRLLWTGLMETALMGVIFVILLLTGSRLMVKQVHYLVGLLERFARKDLSHSVLLKSRDEFGDIAKAVAHSQENLKEVFGTQRVACKELNDIASQVTLCMEEANEAINEEFTQIEQLASAMSQMVGAIREVAAHAEQASHATSDASALAEEGSRCVAATVSTIDTLSDNIQRSSTVVNEVEHGVDRIGSVVDTIRSISEQTNLLALNAAIEAARAGEAGRGFAVVASEVRELANRAQAATVEIQKMIEQLQGNARQAVGLMAQSVQQADKGVEQVTQAGDQLATIVQRVQGVADMNRQIAAASEQQSSVAEEMSANLEQVKQVVEGSVVVLRELKDASELVEHHSQTLDNHIQAFKLA; from the coding sequence ATGCAGTTGAACTCGCTGGAACGGCGCATGAGCAATATCCGTCTGGTGCCCAAAGTGGTCCTGCTCATGGTGTTCAGCACCCTGTTGTTGCTGGTCAAACTCTGGTTCGATGCCAGCAACCTGGAGGCCACCCTGCTGGCCGAAGGCATCGAGGCCGCCAAGGCCAATGCCATCTCCGATCGCCTGCTCTGGACCGGCCTGATGGAGACGGCCCTGATGGGGGTGATCTTCGTCATCCTGCTGCTGACCGGCTCCCGCCTCATGGTCAAACAGGTGCACTACCTGGTGGGGCTGCTCGAGCGCTTCGCCCGCAAGGATCTCAGCCACAGCGTGCTGCTCAAGTCCCGCGACGAATTCGGTGACATCGCCAAGGCGGTGGCCCACTCCCAGGAGAATCTCAAGGAGGTGTTCGGCACCCAGCGTGTCGCCTGCAAGGAGCTCAACGACATCGCCTCCCAGGTGACCCTCTGCATGGAAGAGGCCAACGAGGCGATCAACGAGGAGTTCACCCAGATTGAACAGCTGGCGAGCGCCATGAGCCAGATGGTCGGCGCCATTCGCGAGGTGGCCGCCCATGCGGAGCAGGCCTCCCATGCCACCTCCGATGCCAGTGCCCTGGCCGAGGAGGGCAGCCGCTGCGTGGCCGCCACCGTCAGCACCATCGATACCCTGTCCGACAACATCCAGCGCTCCTCCACCGTGGTCAACGAGGTGGAGCACGGGGTGGATCGTATCGGCTCAGTAGTGGACACCATCCGCAGCATCTCGGAGCAGACCAACCTGCTGGCCCTGAACGCCGCCATCGAGGCCGCCCGCGCCGGTGAGGCGGGACGCGGCTTCGCCGTGGTCGCCTCCGAGGTGCGGGAGCTCGCCAACCGGGCCCAGGCCGCCACCGTCGAGATCCAGAAGATGATCGAGCAGTTGCAAGGCAATGCCCGCCAGGCCGTCGGCCTGATGGCCCAGAGCGTGCAGCAGGCGGACAAGGGGGTGGAGCAGGTGACCCAGGCTGGCGATCAGCTCGCCACCATAGTGCAGCGGGTACAGGGCGTGGCCGACATGAACCGCCAGATCGCCGCCGCCTCCGAGCAGCAGAGCTCGGTGGCCGAGGAGATGAGCGCCAACCTGGAGCAGGTCAAACAGGTGGTGGAAGGATCCGTGGTGGTGCTGCGGGAGCTGAAAGATGCCTCCGAACTGGTGGAGCACCACAGCCAGACGCTGGACAACCATATCCAGGCCTTCAAACTTGCCTGA
- a CDS encoding DNA-binding domain-containing protein: MPVPAELQALQLAFMQGLQQQPESAPVPLVEGHLPTSLRWHIYANAYQSRLLECLQEDFEQTWAYVGDDLFEQCCLGYLTQHPPHGWTLRTLGAGFPHYLEQVLDEHRQVAELAEFEWRLRAAFDAADTAPLTLTDIQQQPAESWPGMRFVPVPSADLHPQYFNTLAVWKALKAEQAPPPPGRQEQASLCLIWRDGERLSRYRSLEPDEAAAVQDLFRIATFADLCLHLGERLGEEVAAFRAGCFLQLWLAEGLIGGYRQD, encoded by the coding sequence ATGCCGGTGCCCGCTGAACTGCAAGCCCTGCAACTGGCCTTCATGCAAGGCCTGCAGCAGCAGCCGGAATCCGCCCCCGTCCCCCTGGTCGAAGGGCATCTGCCCACCTCGCTGCGCTGGCACATCTATGCCAACGCCTACCAGAGCCGGCTGCTGGAGTGCCTGCAAGAAGACTTCGAACAGACCTGGGCCTATGTGGGGGATGACCTGTTCGAGCAGTGCTGCCTCGGCTATCTGACCCAGCATCCGCCCCACGGCTGGACCCTGCGCACACTCGGCGCCGGCTTCCCCCACTATCTCGAGCAGGTCCTCGACGAGCATCGCCAGGTGGCGGAGCTCGCCGAGTTCGAATGGCGGCTGCGGGCCGCCTTCGACGCCGCCGATACCGCCCCCCTGACCCTGACCGACATCCAGCAACAGCCTGCCGAGTCCTGGCCCGGCATGCGTTTCGTGCCGGTGCCTTCAGCCGACCTGCACCCCCAGTACTTCAACACCCTGGCGGTGTGGAAGGCGCTCAAGGCGGAGCAGGCCCCGCCCCCCCCTGGTCGTCAGGAGCAGGCGAGTCTCTGCCTCATCTGGCGGGACGGCGAGCGCCTCAGCCGCTACCGCAGCCTGGAGCCCGATGAGGCGGCGGCGGTGCAGGATCTGTTCCGAATAGCGACCTTTGCCGATCTCTGCCTCCACCTTGGGGAGCGGCTGGGGGAGGAGGTCGCCGCCTTTCGGGCGGGTTGCTTCCTGCAGCTCTGGCTCGCCGAGGGGCTGATCGGCGGGTATCGGCAGGACTGA
- a CDS encoding SDR family oxidoreductase yields the protein MRGKVLITGASRGIGAATARHLAEQGYGLCLNYHRNRAAAEALAAELGERCGVPCIAVQADVSQEAEVVRLFEEMDARLGPLTHLVNNAGILQPQMKVLEMSAERINKTMSTNVTSYFLCCREAVRRMTAGGAIVNVSSAAARLGSAGEYVDYAASKGAIDVLTRGLSLEVAALGIRVNGVRPGFIYTEMHADGGEPGRVDRIKGNIPLQRGGQPAEVAAAIAWLLSDEASYATGTFIDVAGGR from the coding sequence ATGAGAGGCAAGGTATTGATCACCGGCGCGAGCCGGGGGATAGGGGCCGCGACGGCCCGCCATCTGGCGGAGCAGGGTTATGGGCTCTGCCTCAATTATCATCGCAATCGTGCCGCCGCCGAGGCGCTGGCGGCGGAGCTTGGCGAGCGTTGCGGCGTCCCCTGCATCGCCGTGCAGGCGGATGTCAGTCAGGAGGCCGAGGTGGTGCGGTTGTTCGAGGAGATGGACGCGCGACTTGGCCCCCTCACCCATCTGGTCAACAACGCCGGCATCCTGCAGCCCCAGATGAAAGTGCTGGAGATGAGCGCCGAGCGCATCAACAAAACTATGAGCACCAATGTGACCAGCTATTTCCTCTGTTGCCGGGAGGCGGTGCGCCGGATGACGGCCGGAGGGGCCATCGTCAACGTCTCCTCCGCCGCCGCCCGTCTGGGCTCCGCCGGTGAGTATGTGGACTATGCCGCCTCCAAGGGGGCCATCGACGTGCTGACCCGGGGGCTGTCGCTGGAGGTGGCGGCACTGGGGATTCGGGTCAACGGGGTGCGGCCCGGGTTCATTTATACCGAGATGCACGCCGACGGTGGCGAACCCGGCCGCGTCGATCGCATCAAGGGGAATATTCCGCTGCAACGAGGTGGTCAGCCAGCAGAAGTTGCTGCCGCCATCGCCTGGCTATTGTCGGATGAGGCTTCTTACGCCACCGGCACCTTTATCGATGTGGCCGGTGGGCGTTGA
- the bufA2 gene encoding BufA2 family periplasmic bufferin-type metallophore — protein sequence MHATRKTLNCLAGAALAMAAVSLSGTAMAANTGQHGEDQVHCWGVNSCKGHNDCKTAKNSCKGQGSCKGQGFLSMTREECNAKGGKVR from the coding sequence ATGCACGCAACCCGCAAAACCCTCAACTGTCTGGCCGGCGCCGCACTGGCCATGGCCGCCGTCTCCCTCTCTGGCACCGCCATGGCTGCCAATACCGGGCAACACGGTGAAGACCAGGTGCACTGCTGGGGAGTGAACAGCTGCAAGGGCCACAACGATTGCAAGACTGCCAAGAACAGCTGCAAGGGGCAAGGATCCTGCAAGGGCCAAGGCTTCCTCAGCATGACCCGGGAAGAGTGCAACGCCAAGGGTGGAAAAGTCCGCTAA
- the glnE gene encoding bifunctional [glutamate--ammonia ligase]-adenylyl-L-tyrosine phosphorylase/[glutamate--ammonia-ligase] adenylyltransferase codes for MAQHDSLSPASLPSLPPLLHEQASRQWQRLLALVPAYGELPAGQQQTLLVLLGLSDFIADSLIQQPSLLKETLESGDLAKAERWPAYEGDLASLLAEIQDEEALKRVLRQFRRSRMLVIAWRELLGLAAVEESFIHLTKLADALICSARDLLYAKQCSELGTPVDGNGDPQPLLILGMGKLGGGELNFSSDIDLIFTFPENGYTVGGRRELANQQFFIKLGQRLINALHQPTQDGQVFRVDMRLRPFGEAGPLAISFAAMEDYYQHHGRNWERYAMVKARVLGPQCEHAQALTELLRPFVFRRYIDFGVIDGLRQMKAMIAAEVRRKGLEGNIKLGAGGIREVEFIAQALQLIRGGREPALRVRHLPEALAAIAQGGALEPERTERLLGAYRFLRRVENILQEIGDQQTQTLPTEERDRLRLITSLGFDDWAAFMAHLDEEMAAVHLEFVAVVGEEKEAPAHLEQLWLDLWRTELDATELASLLTGQGVSEPAPLCAALLRFKEEYKRRQVGPQGRIALDWLMPELLRLVVASQEPARLFERVCTLLTRIFTRSAYLQLLAENPAALRQLVRLCDASHLVSEQLARYPILLDELLDPQHLYHPTPLDQYKPQLRQFLLRIPEEDVEQQMEALRQFKQVQLLRIVAADIAGALPLMKVSDHLTWLAEAITEEVVNQAWVQMSERYGVPPEVTSDRRGFAVVAYGKLGGIELGYGSDLDLVFLHGGDPNGYTDGRKPIDSRQFYLRLAQRILHLFSTRTPSGILYEIDMRLRPSGDSGLLVSSLAAFEQYQQQEAWTWEHQALVRARPIYGDDAVVAEFVRIRRAVLARERDLPTLAREVREMRHKMRDHLLKASEGEFDLKQSPGGMVDIEFIAQYLVLAHASGEPDALTRWSDNVRIFDECVMAGVLTLEQAEGLKHAYLEIRNLGHRLNLSEISRKVSDDQLLPERSLVEAVWQQLLGE; via the coding sequence GTGGCCCAGCATGATTCTCTCTCTCCCGCGTCTCTCCCCTCTCTCCCGCCCCTGCTGCACGAGCAGGCCAGCCGCCAGTGGCAGCGGCTGCTCGCCCTGGTGCCGGCCTACGGGGAGCTGCCCGCCGGGCAGCAGCAAACACTGCTTGTCTTGCTCGGGCTCTCGGATTTCATCGCCGATTCCCTTATCCAGCAGCCGAGTCTGCTAAAAGAGACCCTGGAGAGCGGCGATCTTGCCAAGGCCGAACGCTGGCCCGCCTACGAGGGGGATCTCGCCTCCCTGCTCGCCGAGATCCAGGACGAGGAGGCGCTCAAACGGGTGCTGCGCCAATTCAGGCGCAGCCGCATGCTGGTGATCGCCTGGCGCGAGCTGCTGGGGCTGGCGGCGGTGGAGGAGAGCTTCATCCATCTGACCAAACTGGCGGATGCCCTCATCTGCTCGGCCCGCGACTTGCTCTATGCCAAGCAGTGCAGCGAGCTCGGCACCCCGGTGGATGGCAACGGGGATCCCCAGCCCCTGCTCATCCTCGGCATGGGCAAGCTCGGCGGCGGCGAGCTGAACTTCAGCTCCGACATCGACCTTATCTTCACCTTCCCGGAGAACGGCTACACGGTCGGCGGACGGCGGGAACTCGCCAACCAGCAGTTCTTCATCAAGCTCGGCCAGCGCCTCATCAACGCCCTGCACCAGCCGACCCAGGACGGCCAGGTGTTTCGGGTCGACATGCGGCTGCGCCCCTTCGGCGAGGCGGGGCCACTGGCCATCTCCTTTGCCGCCATGGAGGATTACTACCAGCACCACGGCCGCAACTGGGAGCGCTACGCCATGGTCAAGGCGCGGGTGCTAGGGCCCCAATGCGAGCATGCCCAGGCCCTCACCGAGCTGCTGCGCCCCTTCGTGTTCCGCCGCTACATCGACTTCGGGGTCATCGACGGCCTGCGCCAGATGAAGGCGATGATCGCCGCCGAGGTGCGCCGCAAGGGGCTGGAGGGCAACATCAAGCTCGGCGCCGGCGGCATTCGCGAGGTGGAGTTCATCGCCCAGGCGTTGCAGCTCATCCGCGGCGGCCGTGAGCCCGCCCTGCGGGTGCGCCACCTGCCCGAGGCGCTGGCTGCCATCGCCCAGGGGGGAGCCCTGGAGCCCGAGCGCACCGAGCGCCTGCTCGGCGCCTATCGCTTCCTGCGCCGGGTCGAGAACATCCTGCAGGAGATTGGCGATCAACAGACCCAGACCCTGCCCACCGAGGAGCGGGATCGGCTGCGGCTGATCACCTCTCTGGGGTTTGATGACTGGGCCGCCTTCATGGCGCACCTGGACGAGGAGATGGCCGCCGTTCACCTGGAGTTCGTCGCCGTAGTAGGGGAGGAAAAAGAGGCGCCCGCCCATCTGGAGCAGCTCTGGCTCGATCTCTGGCGCACCGAGCTGGACGCAACCGAGCTGGCGAGCCTGCTGACCGGCCAGGGAGTGAGCGAGCCAGCCCCCCTCTGCGCCGCCCTGCTGCGTTTCAAGGAGGAATACAAACGCCGCCAAGTCGGCCCCCAGGGGCGGATCGCCCTGGACTGGCTGATGCCCGAGCTGCTGCGGCTGGTAGTGGCAAGCCAGGAGCCCGCCCGCCTGTTCGAGCGGGTCTGCACCCTGCTCACCCGCATCTTCACCCGCAGCGCCTATCTGCAGTTGCTGGCGGAAAACCCCGCCGCCCTGCGCCAGCTGGTGCGGCTGTGCGACGCCAGCCACCTGGTGAGCGAACAGCTCGCCCGCTACCCCATCTTGCTGGACGAGCTGCTGGATCCCCAGCACCTCTACCACCCCACCCCGCTGGATCAGTACAAGCCCCAGCTGCGCCAGTTCCTGCTGCGCATTCCCGAGGAGGATGTGGAGCAGCAGATGGAAGCCCTGCGCCAGTTCAAGCAGGTGCAACTCTTGCGCATCGTGGCGGCCGATATCGCCGGTGCCCTGCCGCTGATGAAGGTGAGCGATCACCTCACCTGGCTGGCGGAGGCCATCACCGAGGAGGTGGTCAATCAGGCCTGGGTCCAGATGAGCGAGCGCTATGGCGTGCCCCCCGAGGTCACCAGTGACCGGCGCGGCTTCGCCGTGGTGGCGTACGGCAAGCTCGGCGGCATCGAGCTCGGCTATGGCTCGGATCTGGATCTCGTCTTCCTGCACGGCGGCGATCCCAACGGCTATACCGATGGCCGCAAGCCCATCGACAGCCGCCAGTTCTACCTGCGCCTGGCCCAACGCATCCTGCACCTGTTCAGCACCCGCACCCCGTCCGGCATCCTCTACGAAATAGACATGCGGCTGCGCCCGTCCGGCGATTCGGGGTTGCTGGTCTCCTCCCTCGCCGCCTTCGAGCAGTATCAGCAGCAGGAGGCGTGGACCTGGGAACATCAGGCCCTGGTGCGGGCCCGCCCCATCTACGGGGATGACGCCGTGGTCGCCGAATTCGTCCGCATCCGCCGGGCCGTACTCGCCAGGGAGCGGGATCTGCCCACCCTGGCCAGGGAGGTGCGCGAGATGCGCCACAAGATGCGGGATCACCTGCTCAAGGCCAGCGAGGGGGAGTTCGACCTCAAGCAATCCCCCGGCGGCATGGTGGACATCGAGTTCATCGCCCAGTACCTGGTGCTGGCCCACGCCAGCGGCGAGCCGGACGCCCTGACCCGCTGGTCCGATAACGTGCGCATCTTCGACGAGTGCGTCATGGCGGGGGTGCTGACCCTGGAGCAGGCGGAGGGGCTCAAGCACGCCTATCTGGAGATCCGCAACCTCGGCCATCGCCTCAACCTCTCGGAGATCTCCCGCAAGGTCAGTGACGACCAGTTGCTGCCAGAACGCAGCCTGGTCGAGGCCGTCTGGCAACAACTGCTGGGGGAGTGA
- a CDS encoding AsmA family protein — protein MKKIIYIVLGLALAALVAIVALVSLIDPNQFKPQLAEQVRKNTGRELVMEGDIGWRFWPSLGLSFERVALRNPAGFAEPDLVRVAQGEASVALLPLLSNRLDIGEVTLNGAHLFIQTKADGSSNLTDLVKDERKAAPANEAVSASPADAATPWQVSLKGVSLEQASALVQDDRNGLVSRLERLDLTLGQLTLGQWVPVTLAAKGARGDLLFDIKGQAEIKLAQDEKESELKGLALSGSLGAPGQRLDAFNLKADRVALGEWSSLTLSLNGAQGEAAKPTLAGSLEGTLKAKVDQSLQLVEVSDAVLSAKLDGEGLPRAPLSLKLAGFARAELDKQTVTLSNLVMGADDLLLSGNGTVRLGAVPNVDFDLKGNKLDLDAWLGQPQGAKPAAATATAAAPAPAASSGAAKGALSSAEPDLSALKKVDLAGELQLDGLKVKGLDLSAVDLQLALNGGQLTLKRFVAGVAGGKVSAEGVVDARQQPASYRVHKQIQGVEIRPLLQTLAQNDKLEGKGDLEIQVQGRGLSEQALRSQMQGTVSLKLSDGALHGINLAQMIREARATLTGKGAEQVKEVRKTDFSDLSARFQIANGIASSNDIQLAAPALRVKGQGQTALVPETLDFLFLTSVVESSKGQGGKTVDELKDITIPVRIGGHWQAPSYQLDVKALLSNNKVLEEKARKEAERGLKKLLGDKAGDEGIKGAADQLLKGLFK, from the coding sequence GTGAAGAAGATCATCTACATAGTGCTGGGGTTGGCGCTGGCCGCCCTGGTGGCCATCGTCGCCCTGGTCAGCCTGATCGACCCGAACCAGTTCAAGCCCCAGCTGGCTGAACAGGTACGCAAGAACACGGGCCGCGAACTGGTGATGGAAGGGGACATCGGCTGGCGCTTCTGGCCGAGTCTCGGTCTCAGTTTCGAGCGGGTGGCCCTGCGTAATCCCGCCGGTTTTGCCGAGCCGGATCTGGTGCGGGTGGCGCAGGGAGAAGCCTCGGTCGCCCTGCTGCCTCTGCTCTCCAATCGGCTCGACATCGGTGAGGTGACGCTCAATGGTGCCCACCTCTTCATCCAGACCAAGGCTGACGGCAGCAGCAACCTGACGGATCTGGTCAAGGATGAACGCAAAGCAGCGCCGGCAAACGAGGCGGTCTCCGCCAGCCCTGCTGATGCCGCTACCCCCTGGCAGGTCTCCCTCAAGGGGGTCTCCCTCGAGCAGGCCAGCGCCCTGGTGCAGGATGATCGCAACGGCCTCGTCTCCCGTCTGGAACGGCTGGATCTCACCCTGGGTCAGCTGACCCTGGGGCAATGGGTCCCGGTGACCCTGGCCGCCAAGGGCGCGCGCGGTGATCTGCTCTTCGACATCAAGGGACAGGCCGAGATCAAGCTGGCGCAGGATGAGAAGGAGAGCGAACTCAAGGGGCTGGCGCTGAGCGGCAGCCTAGGGGCTCCCGGCCAGCGGCTCGATGCCTTCAATCTCAAGGCCGACAGAGTGGCACTGGGTGAGTGGAGCAGTCTGACCCTGAGCCTGAACGGCGCCCAGGGAGAGGCGGCCAAACCAACGTTGGCAGGCTCTCTCGAGGGGACCCTCAAGGCGAAGGTCGACCAGAGCCTCCAGCTGGTGGAGGTGTCGGATGCGGTGTTGTCCGCCAAGCTGGACGGGGAAGGCCTGCCCCGTGCGCCTCTCTCTCTCAAGCTGGCTGGCTTTGCCCGCGCCGAGCTGGACAAGCAGACGGTGACCCTGAGCAACCTGGTGATGGGTGCCGATGATCTGCTGCTGAGCGGCAACGGGACGGTCAGGCTGGGGGCTGTGCCCAACGTCGATTTTGATCTCAAGGGCAACAAGCTGGATCTCGATGCCTGGCTGGGTCAGCCGCAGGGCGCCAAACCGGCTGCGGCCACTGCCACTGCCGCTGCACCGGCGCCAGCTGCCAGCAGCGGGGCCGCCAAGGGGGCCCTCTCCAGTGCAGAGCCTGATTTGAGTGCCCTCAAGAAGGTGGATCTGGCCGGTGAGCTGCAATTGGACGGTCTGAAGGTGAAAGGGCTGGATCTGAGCGCCGTCGATCTGCAACTGGCCCTCAATGGTGGTCAACTCACTCTCAAGCGCTTCGTCGCCGGAGTGGCCGGAGGCAAGGTCAGTGCGGAAGGGGTGGTCGATGCCCGTCAGCAACCCGCCAGCTACCGGGTACACAAGCAGATCCAGGGGGTGGAAATACGCCCGCTGCTGCAGACCCTGGCCCAGAACGACAAGCTGGAGGGCAAGGGGGATCTGGAGATCCAGGTGCAGGGGCGCGGCCTCTCCGAGCAGGCCCTGCGCAGCCAGATGCAGGGCACGGTGAGCCTGAAGCTGAGCGATGGTGCCTTGCATGGCATCAACCTCGCCCAGATGATCCGCGAGGCGCGGGCCACCCTGACCGGCAAGGGCGCCGAGCAGGTCAAGGAGGTGCGCAAGACCGACTTTAGCGACCTTAGCGCCCGCTTCCAGATAGCGAACGGCATCGCCAGCAGCAACGACATCCAGCTGGCGGCCCCGGCGCTGCGGGTGAAGGGGCAGGGGCAGACCGCCCTGGTGCCCGAGACCCTCGACTTCCTGTTCCTCACCTCGGTGGTGGAGAGCAGCAAGGGGCAGGGGGGCAAGACGGTGGATGAGCTCAAAGACATCACCATACCGGTGCGCATCGGCGGCCACTGGCAGGCGCCGAGCTACCAGCTCGATGTGAAGGCGCTGCTCAGCAACAACAAGGTACTGGAAGAGAAGGCCAGGAAAGAGGCCGAGCGGGGTCTCAAGAAACTGCTGGGAGACAAGGCCGGCGACGAAGGGATCAAGGGTGCGGCGGATCAGCTGCTCAAGGGCTTGTTCAAGTAA